The Desulfomicrobium macestii nucleotide sequence TTCGAACTCCGGGACGCGAATCGCACCGGGGCGCTGCCTGGACCGAAGCGCGGTTCGGGGGAGGGCGTCAGGCATCCTGGCTGTCGCGCATCGGAATCGTCAGGCGGATGGCCCTGCTGCTGCTTGTCCTCGTGCTGCTGCCCATGGCCGCTATCCTGGCCCTGATCGAGTCCGGCATTGCCGTCGATCCTGTCAGCATGCTGGTTCTCGGCCTGGCCTTGGGGCTTGGCCTTTTGGCTCCGGTGAGCCGTGCCGGGGCCTTTTTTCTGGTCCTTCGCGATCTGCGCGCCCTGAACGACTTCTGCTCGCAGATTCAAAAAGGCCGCTACGGAGCGCGCTTCGCGGTGGGCGCCGAAGGTGATGACGAGCATGAAATGCTGCGCCTGAGGCGCAACATGAACTGGATGGCCCATCACATCGAGTCCCAGACCAAGGCGCTGCGGGTACGGCTTGACGAAAGTGATCTGCGCAAACGCTTTTTCGAGGAGATGTCCTACCGCGATCCGCTGACCGGGCTTTACAACCGTCGCTATTTCGACCGCTTTCTGCCCGATGCCTTGCGCGATCCGTCACGAGGCGCTGGCGTTTTTCTGGCGCTCATCGATTGTGACGGATTCAAGCGGGTCAACGATACGCGGGGGCACCAGGCCGGTGACGAGGTGCTGGCGGCGCTGGGTCGGATCATCGCCCAGTCGGTGCGGGAAGGCGTTGATGTCGGGTTCAGATTTGGAGGGGATGAGTTTGGCGTCATTTTCCGTGCTTTCGAATTTTCCGCCTGCCTGAAAGCGTGTGAGCGAATCCGCGTCCGCTTCGAGGCGGCCAATGACGCTGACTGCACGGTCTCCATCGGTCTTTGCGCATGGACTCCCGCGCGTGGATCGAGCGTGTCGGAGCTGGTGCATCATTGCGACAGCTGCCTCTACAGGGCCAAGGACCTGGGCGGAAACCAGGTTGTCACCGAACGAACTGAAGGGGCCGCCACGGCTCCGTGCAGCCGCTTCTAGGGCGCCGCCGGTTCAAACGTACACGGCCCGCGGGCCATCAATTCATCATTTCTTGATGTAAGGAAATATATGTTCAATATTCTTGGGAGGTTGCCGAAGACGTCCGGGACGTTTCCGGGAACTGCCGGGCCTTGTGCTCCGTTGGTGCTGACCTTGCACCAGTTTGCCGAATCCCTGGGGCGGGCCGTGGACGCCAAAGACGCGTGGACCTGCGCCCATTCCGAGGAAGTGGCCGTTGTCAGTCAGATATTGGCCCTGAACATGGGCTTTACCCCCGCCCAGGCAGAGCTGGTCCATCTGGCCGGACATCTGCACGACATCGGCAAGATCGGCATCCCCGACGCCATTCTGCAAAAGGCCGGACCGCTGACGCGGGAGGAATTCGAGGTCATAAAACGCCATCCGCTCATCGGCGAGGCCATCGTGCAGCCGGTCAAGGCCCTGAACGGGCACAGCGGAGTGGCGCGCATGATCCGCCATCATCACGAGCGTTATGACGGTCTCGGCTATCCGGACGGATTGAGTGGATACGACATCCCCATGGGAGCGCGAATCCTGGCCGTGGCCGACAGCCTTTCGGCCATGATGCAGGAACGCCCCTACAAGGGGGCCATGAGCTTTGAACATGCCGAGGCCGAGATCATGGGCCAGGCTGGAAAAATGTATGATCCAAGGGTGGTCCGTGCGTTCCAGCAGGGACGCGACCAGGTCCTGTCCTGGATCGAGGGGATGCGCGGGGAGGTTCGTATCGCCGGTTGAGAGGTGAGGCGGACCATTTGCGGGATGAACGATATGCGGGGGCCAGACGCCCGCACCAGATGCCCGGGAGGCGCATTCATCGCCGGAGCGTGAAAAGTGGGCGGCTGCCTGTGGAGCATCCGTGATTTTGGGGTGATCAGATCAAGGTGTCGGCATCGTGCTGGAAATATCTCCAGGACATGTCGATGAGTTCGGCCTTGAGGTCGCTTCCGGTCTTGTGTGCGTAATGCTCGTACAGGGATTTGGCCATGCCCGCAAAGAGGTCCACGACCTCCGGGTCGAAATGCGTCCCGCGGCCCTGTTCCAGGATGTCAAGCGCTTCCCCGCAGCTGAGCGGTGCCTTGTATGGCCGGCGCGAGGTCAGGGCGTCGAAGACGTCGGCCACGGCGAAGATGCGTGCGGTCAGGGGGATCTCCTTTCCTTCCAGGCCGCCGGGGTAGCCTTCGCCGCCGAATTTTTCGTGGTGTCCGCCGACCACTTCGCGCGCCTCGCGCAGCCAGGTCGAGCGTGCGATGACGTCCAGACCGTGCCGGACATGGGTTTTCAAGATTTCAAATTCTTCCGGTGTGAGCCTGCCAGGCTTGAGCAGGATGTCGTCCCTGATGGCGATCTTGCCCACGTCGTGCAGGAAGGCGCCCATGGTCAGGGCGCGCATCTGGGGCGTGCGCAGGTTAAGGGCCTCACCCATGCGCAGGGCGTACATGGTCACCCTGTAGTTGTGTTCGTCCGTGTCGCTGTCACGCTTGGCGACGATGCACCCGAGCAGCGACAGGGTCTCGAAGTTCGCGGCCTGCATGTTGCGGGAGAAGGCCACCAGCCGGTTGGTCAGGCGCAGCACGACCGGGTAGAGGATTCCGGTCGTGGCCAGGGTGATGAGCACCACGATGCCGGCGGTAAAGACGGATTTCCTTTTCATGGAGGTCACAACGGCCGGGGCCGGGATGAAAACGATCTCGGCCGTTCCCGCCTCGCCTCGCGCGGGATCCCCCAGGAGCAGCACGGCGTGGACCGCGAGAAGATCCGCGATGCGCTTTGTCTCGACCCAGGGGAGTTCCGTGGATGCGGATGCTCCGTCCGCGTGGATTTGTTCCCAGACCGCCTGATGCTCGGCGAAAGTCGTGTCCAGGTATTCCCGTACTTCCGCTTTGTCCCGTCCGCTGAATTTGGCGTAAACGATCTTGCCGCGCGTGGTGAGCCGCCTCGTGGCGCCGAATTCGCCCAGGGCCCGGTCAAAGGCTGCCGCCGGTTTGGCGTCCGTCTGGGCTACGATCTCCCGGGTCCTTGCGACCAGTTCCCCGATGTCCGCCCGGGCCTCGGTCACGATTTCCTCTTTGAGCATGCGCTCTTCGGCCACGTAGGCGAAGACGGCCATGGCCACCGCGATGACCGTGGCCATGATGGCCAGTCTGGCGACAAGGGTGCGGCGTACGTAGGTGACAAGGGGAACGTTGCGCGAGGAAAACATGCCTTCCTCCGAAGGTCGGTTCATGAGGGCGCGGGGGCGCGATGATGCAAGGGCGTATGTACCCGCTCTGCTGGTCGATGTCATGCCCTGTTATGCGCAAAAAAGCCCCCGATTGCACGCATCGCGGCAACGGGGGGCTGTAGGGATGTATAAGTCTGTTTGTGGGCGTTTTTCGTGGTCAGTAGATCTTGCGCTTGGAGAAACTCGAACCCAGCACCGTGAAGGTGTTCTCGACGATGAAGAGGGCCTGCGGGTCGTGGGTGAAGGTGATCTCTTCGAGTTTCTTGAGTTGGATGTTGTTGACCACGGTCATGAGCACGTTCTTTTCGCGTTTGCTGAACGCGCCCATGCCTTTCAGGAAGGTGGCGCTTTGCTTCAGGGAGTCGAGGATACTCTGGCTGATGGCTTCGGAATGATCGGAGATGATGAAGACGACCTTGCGCTGCGAAAAGAGCGAGAGGGTCTGTTCGACCATGACCGAGGAGATGAAGACCAGGATCAGGGATACGATGACCAGATCGACGGGCATGATCGTCAGGCACAGGAGGAACAGCCCGAGATTGAAGCCGAAATAGACCTTGCCCACGCCGATGTTGTAATTCTGGAAGAGATAGACCGCCAGGATATCCAGCCCCCCTCCCGACCCCAGTGAACGCAGGATGAGACCGCCGCCGAGGCCGTTCAGCACGCCGCAGGCAACGGCCGCGTAGAATTGGTCATGGATCTCGACGGTGACGTTCATGAGCTCGAAAGCCACGGTCATGACCACCAGACCATAGAGGCTGTAGAGCACGAAACGGGGACTGAGCTTGTACCAGCCCAGGATGAAGGCGGGCAGGTTGATCAGAAAGAAGAGGATGCCCGGGGTCAGCCATCCCGTCGAATAATAGATGAGCGCGCCCACGCCGAAAAAACCGCCCGGTATGAACTGCTGGGGAATGGCGATGCCTTTCATGGCGAAGGCGCACAGGAGCGCTCCGCTGGTGATCAGAAAGAGGTTCCAGCGGATGGAGTAAGCCAGATCAAAGCGTTTTATCACGGGCCTCAAGGGGTTTGTACCAGACATTCATGCTCTCAAGATCGCCTTTGATCTGGGTGTTGTTGGGCAAAGTTCCGGCGAAGGAGTATCCCTGCCGGGCGAAAACGATGTTCATGCCGGTGGCATGAGCCCGGGCGATGGTATAGGCGGTGTCGATTCCGGCTTTTGCCATCTCCTTTTCCATGTGCGCCAGGAGAATGCAGGCCAGCCCCTTGCCGCGGTTTTCAGCCAGCGTGGCGAAGTCGGTCATTTCCACGTTCCCGGAGGAGCAATCCATTTCAGCCGAGGCCAGGGCTGTCAAGTTTCCCTCGGCGTCGCGCACGCCGAAGTAACGCACATGTGATTCCATTGTTGAGAGAAGGTAGTCTTCATCATCAATGGGGAAGGGATAGGTTTCGAAGACACGGTGGTAGAGGCCTGCCATGGCCTTTGCGTCTTCGGGCTTCATGGCTCCGATGGTCCAGCCCTCGGGCAGGGTGCGTCCATTTTGCACGCTCTGCTCCCTGGCGGTGCTGAGCACCTCCTGCACCAGCTTCGGGCTGCGGATGACGGAGCGTTCGCGCTTGGGGTATTTGGCCATGAAGCAGCCGTCCTGGCTGCCGTTGAACATGTTCGGGACCCTGGCTTCGACCTTGAAGCCCTGAGCCCTGAACCAGCCCTCGGCCGGTCCGGGCACCTTGGCGAAGAGCTTGGTGTAGCCGTTGGTCGAGGCCAACTGTTCCATGAAGCGGATGATGCGCGGCACATCCGGGGACGCCAGTTTCATCAGATAGACACGGTCGCTGGCCGGTCCGTGCTGGAGCAGGGCTCCTGTCATGCGGATCATGCTGTCAGGCTGCATCAGTGCGCCTCCCTATGCGTTCGTTCTCCTCGGGGGTGAGGCTCTGGGTGTCGTCCCAGTCGGCCAGCAGGCTCTCGATGCCGATGGCCTTCTCCTCG carries:
- a CDS encoding GGDEF domain-containing protein, translating into MLKFRQDGPTVPLRTPGRESHRGAAWTEARFGGGRQASWLSRIGIVRRMALLLLVLVLLPMAAILALIESGIAVDPVSMLVLGLALGLGLLAPVSRAGAFFLVLRDLRALNDFCSQIQKGRYGARFAVGAEGDDEHEMLRLRRNMNWMAHHIESQTKALRVRLDESDLRKRFFEEMSYRDPLTGLYNRRYFDRFLPDALRDPSRGAGVFLALIDCDGFKRVNDTRGHQAGDEVLAALGRIIAQSVREGVDVGFRFGGDEFGVIFRAFEFSACLKACERIRVRFEAANDADCTVSIGLCAWTPARGSSVSELVHHCDSCLYRAKDLGGNQVVTERTEGAATAPCSRF
- a CDS encoding HD-GYP domain-containing protein, translated to MLTLHQFAESLGRAVDAKDAWTCAHSEEVAVVSQILALNMGFTPAQAELVHLAGHLHDIGKIGIPDAILQKAGPLTREEFEVIKRHPLIGEAIVQPVKALNGHSGVARMIRHHHERYDGLGYPDGLSGYDIPMGARILAVADSLSAMMQERPYKGAMSFEHAEAEIMGQAGKMYDPRVVRAFQQGRDQVLSWIEGMRGEVRIAG
- a CDS encoding HD-GYP domain-containing protein, whose protein sequence is MFSSRNVPLVTYVRRTLVARLAIMATVIAVAMAVFAYVAEERMLKEEIVTEARADIGELVARTREIVAQTDAKPAAAFDRALGEFGATRRLTTRGKIVYAKFSGRDKAEVREYLDTTFAEHQAVWEQIHADGASASTELPWVETKRIADLLAVHAVLLLGDPARGEAGTAEIVFIPAPAVVTSMKRKSVFTAGIVVLITLATTGILYPVVLRLTNRLVAFSRNMQAANFETLSLLGCIVAKRDSDTDEHNYRVTMYALRMGEALNLRTPQMRALTMGAFLHDVGKIAIRDDILLKPGRLTPEEFEILKTHVRHGLDVIARSTWLREAREVVGGHHEKFGGEGYPGGLEGKEIPLTARIFAVADVFDALTSRRPYKAPLSCGEALDILEQGRGTHFDPEVVDLFAGMAKSLYEHYAHKTGSDLKAELIDMSWRYFQHDADTLI
- a CDS encoding YitT family protein, with the protein product MSGTNPLRPVIKRFDLAYSIRWNLFLITSGALLCAFAMKGIAIPQQFIPGGFFGVGALIYYSTGWLTPGILFFLINLPAFILGWYKLSPRFVLYSLYGLVVMTVAFELMNVTVEIHDQFYAAVACGVLNGLGGGLILRSLGSGGGLDILAVYLFQNYNIGVGKVYFGFNLGLFLLCLTIMPVDLVIVSLILVFISSVMVEQTLSLFSQRKVVFIISDHSEAISQSILDSLKQSATFLKGMGAFSKREKNVLMTVVNNIQLKKLEEITFTHDPQALFIVENTFTVLGSSFSKRKIY
- the ablB gene encoding putative beta-lysine N-acetyltransferase, with the protein product MQPDSMIRMTGALLQHGPASDRVYLMKLASPDVPRIIRFMEQLASTNGYTKLFAKVPGPAEGWFRAQGFKVEARVPNMFNGSQDGCFMAKYPKRERSVIRSPKLVQEVLSTAREQSVQNGRTLPEGWTIGAMKPEDAKAMAGLYHRVFETYPFPIDDEDYLLSTMESHVRYFGVRDAEGNLTALASAEMDCSSGNVEMTDFATLAENRGKGLACILLAHMEKEMAKAGIDTAYTIARAHATGMNIVFARQGYSFAGTLPNNTQIKGDLESMNVWYKPLEARDKTL